From Camelina sativa cultivar DH55 chromosome 20, Cs, whole genome shotgun sequence, the proteins below share one genomic window:
- the LOC109131330 gene encoding cation/H(+) antiporter 27-like produces MLTYATRLASHPSVELHVFRLVDQNGVSPLRDMVERKHDMRVINVFRKENSEKNIVFREIRIEEAVDLLGLLRKEGDDFDLMMVGIRHEENLLMLEGLSEWSDMKELGEVGDLLVSKDLELSVSVLAVQQ; encoded by the exons ATGCTTACGTACGCTACACGCTTGGCCAGCCATCCCAGCGTCGAGCTCCATGTGTTCCGGCTCGTGGACCAGAACGGCGTCTCTCCGCTCAGAGACATGGTGGAGAGAAAGCATGACATGAGAGTCATCAACGTCTTCCGCAAAGAGAATTCCGAAAAAAACATCGTCTTCAGAGAG ATAAGAATAGAGGAAGCGGTGGATCTACTGGGGTTGCTaaggaaggaaggagacgaCTTTGATCTGATGATGGTGGGGATAAGACACGAAGAGAATCTATTGATGTTGGAAGGGTTGTCAGAATGGAGCGATATGAAGGAGTTAGGAGAGGTTGGAGATTTGTTGGTCTCCAAAGATCTCGAGCTCTCTGTTTCGGTTCTCGCGGTCCAGCAATGA